One stretch of Pseudomonas sp. NC02 DNA includes these proteins:
- the urtD gene encoding urea ABC transporter ATP-binding protein UrtD → MTAVGFEMKKPVLAIEGLTVSFDGFKAVDNLNLYIDRNEVRVVIGPNGAGKTTVLDLICGKTRATSGSIQFDGQELTKMREYNIVRAGVGRKFQNPSIYENLTVFENLEMSYPAGRKVWGALFFKRNAQVIARVEEVAREIFLGDLLQQQADLLSHGQKQWLEIGMLLMQDPELLMLDEPVAGMSVNERAQTAELLKRISQGRSVLVIEHDMEFVKSIAHKVTVLHQGKVLAEGSMESVQSNPKVIEVYLGH, encoded by the coding sequence ATGACCGCCGTCGGTTTTGAAATGAAGAAACCGGTGTTGGCTATCGAAGGCCTCACCGTGTCATTCGATGGCTTCAAGGCTGTCGACAACCTCAACCTGTATATCGACCGCAATGAAGTGCGGGTGGTGATCGGGCCCAACGGCGCCGGCAAAACCACGGTGCTGGATTTGATCTGCGGCAAGACCCGCGCCACCAGTGGCAGCATCCAGTTCGACGGCCAGGAACTGACCAAAATGCGCGAATACAACATCGTGCGCGCCGGGGTAGGGCGCAAGTTCCAGAACCCATCGATCTACGAAAACCTCACGGTGTTTGAAAACCTCGAGATGTCGTATCCGGCCGGGCGCAAGGTGTGGGGCGCGCTGTTTTTCAAGCGTAATGCCCAGGTGATTGCGCGGGTCGAGGAGGTGGCGCGGGAAATCTTCCTCGGCGACTTGTTGCAGCAGCAGGCGGACCTGCTGTCCCACGGGCAAAAGCAGTGGCTGGAGATTGGCATGCTGCTGATGCAAGACCCTGAATTGCTGATGCTCGACGAGCCGGTGGCCGGGATGAGCGTCAACGAGCGGGCGCAAACGGCCGAGTTGCTCAAGCGCATCAGCCAGGGGCGCTCGGTGTTGGTGATCGAGCATGACATGGAGTTCGTCAAGAGCATTGCCCACAAGGTCACGGTGTTGCATCAGGGCAAGGTGCTGGCCGAGGGCAGCATGGAGTCGGTGCAGAGCAATCCGAAAGTCATTGAAGTGTATTTGGGCCACTGA